In the Hippea jasoniae genome, one interval contains:
- a CDS encoding iron-sulfur cluster assembly scaffold protein NifU, whose product MAKSDLIGGNIWEKYSKKVIQRMNAPRFLGEFSEEDAAKRNAKLVVADFGSEACGDAVRLYWLVDPDTDRIIDARFKSFGCGTAIASSDMMAELTIGKTVDEATKITNLDVEKALRDDPDTPAFPAQKMHCSVMAYDVIVEAAAKYKQINPNKIKDSEIVCECARVTRGEIEEIVRKHKVKTIEELQKYTDAGTYCKSCVKPGGHEERPIYLVDIIEDVNKKMEEEERLKPQRFEDMSLFNKIKAIENVLKNDVSSILAMDGGSVKLVDVKENDDKSVEVLIEYAGTCSTCNAAFLTLHMIEETLKDALKTNKIKVIQV is encoded by the coding sequence ATGGCTAAAAGTGATCTTATAGGTGGAAATATCTGGGAAAAATACTCCAAAAAGGTTATACAGCGTATGAATGCTCCAAGGTTTTTGGGCGAGTTTTCAGAAGAGGATGCCGCAAAAAGAAATGCAAAATTAGTTGTGGCTGATTTTGGAAGTGAAGCCTGTGGAGATGCTGTTCGATTATACTGGCTAGTTGATCCTGATACAGACAGAATAATTGATGCAAGATTTAAATCGTTTGGGTGCGGCACTGCAATTGCAAGTAGTGATATGATGGCAGAGTTAACCATAGGTAAAACTGTGGATGAGGCTACAAAAATAACAAATTTGGATGTTGAAAAAGCGCTTAGAGATGATCCAGATACTCCTGCTTTTCCTGCCCAAAAAATGCATTGCTCGGTTATGGCTTATGATGTAATTGTTGAGGCGGCTGCAAAATACAAACAAATAAATCCGAATAAAATTAAAGATTCTGAAATTGTTTGTGAATGTGCCAGGGTTACGCGTGGAGAAATTGAAGAAATAGTAAGAAAACATAAGGTTAAAACCATTGAGGAACTTCAAAAGTATACAGATGCAGGTACTTACTGCAAAAGCTGCGTTAAACCGGGTGGACATGAAGAAAGGCCCATTTATCTTGTAGATATAATTGAAGATGTTAATAAAAAGATGGAAGAAGAGGAAAGACTCAAACCGCAACGTTTCGAAGATATGAGTCTTTTTAATAAGATAAAAGCCATAGAAAATGTATTGAAAAACGATGTATCTTCTATATTGGCCATGGACGGCGGCAGTGTAAAACTTGTTGATGTAAAAGAGAATGATGATAAATCTGTGGAAGTATTAATTGAATATGCAGGCACATGCTCTACATGCAATGCTGCGTTTCTGACATTGCATATGATAGAGGAAACGCTTAAGGATGCCTTAAAAACCAATAAAATAAAGGTTATTCAGGTTTAA
- a CDS encoding RrF2 family transcriptional regulator has product MKLPTKVRYSLRLLIEIKNSEKMLTLSEISKLTKISENYLKQLAAVLEKKGILKGKKGPNGGYVIVNDKVSLMDLIEIFSGGVQLAPCIDEQYKCELINSCRARGTWLKLNTQISELFKSITLKDF; this is encoded by the coding sequence ATGAAGTTACCAACAAAGGTGAGATACAGCCTAAGGCTTTTAATAGAAATAAAGAACTCAGAAAAGATGCTAACTCTCTCTGAAATTTCAAAACTCACAAAAATATCTGAAAATTATTTAAAACAACTTGCAGCCGTTCTTGAGAAAAAAGGCATTCTAAAAGGTAAAAAAGGTCCAAATGGTGGATATGTTATCGTAAATGATAAGGTTTCATTAATGGATTTAATAGAGATATTTTCAGGGGGTGTGCAGCTTGCGCCCTGCATAGATGAACAATACAAATGCGAACTCATTAACTCATGCAGGGCACGTGGCACGTGGCTAAAACTAAACACACAAATTTCTGAACTTTTTAAAAGCATCACCCTAAAAGATTTTTAA
- a CDS encoding dihydrolipoyl dehydrogenase family protein, translated as MKIYDVIVIGMGPAGMAASTTASNFGLKVLAIESNKIGGECLNCGCIPSKAILNVAALKDDIDNISEFGLKINGSLDIKDVFLPIQNRIDTIGQKKAEKVFENVDRLIGVQAEFIDSHTIKAGNNLYYASKAIFIATGSKPFIPNIKGIERIDYLTNKNIFKINEIPERLVIIGGGAIASEMALSFKVLGSKQVSMINMDEHLIPSVDKDVAEVLEEQFLKRGIEVHNNTIATSVYKDGNTIVVNTTNGMLKCDKILVAAGRVPNIDRLALEKANVHYSKKGIIVDEFNRTNEKHIYAVGDCNGINLFSHAAMHQGMLSVMHLLGTDSPCNLKRSIYPVPWAIFTFPEIAHVGATEKQLEKEGIKFSIVKDYFKNYGRSLVDLKDEGFVKIMVDDRGYVLGASIVGNHASELIAEWTMAIQNHITIMDVAMMQHAFPTLSMMNLRVAQMAMMQFYANKGTLPQTA; from the coding sequence ATGAAAATATATGATGTTATTGTCATTGGAATGGGTCCTGCGGGTATGGCTGCATCTACCACGGCAAGCAATTTTGGATTAAAGGTTTTGGCTATTGAATCTAATAAAATAGGGGGTGAGTGTCTTAATTGTGGATGTATTCCCTCTAAGGCGATTTTAAATGTTGCGGCTTTAAAAGATGATATTGATAATATTAGTGAATTCGGTTTAAAAATAAACGGCTCATTGGATATTAAAGATGTATTTTTACCTATTCAAAACAGGATTGATACAATTGGGCAAAAAAAAGCAGAAAAGGTTTTTGAAAATGTCGATAGGCTAATAGGCGTTCAAGCAGAGTTTATTGATTCCCATACAATTAAAGCAGGTAATAATCTTTATTATGCCTCTAAAGCTATTTTTATAGCTACAGGTTCTAAACCATTTATTCCGAATATTAAAGGTATTGAAAGAATTGATTATCTGACAAACAAAAATATTTTTAAAATAAATGAAATACCTGAGCGATTAGTAATTATTGGTGGTGGGGCAATTGCTTCTGAAATGGCTCTATCATTTAAAGTATTGGGCTCAAAACAGGTTTCAATGATTAACATGGATGAACATTTGATTCCTTCTGTAGATAAGGATGTAGCTGAGGTGCTTGAAGAGCAATTCTTAAAAAGGGGTATTGAGGTTCATAACAACACAATTGCAACTTCAGTCTATAAAGATGGTAATACCATTGTAGTTAACACAACCAATGGTATGCTTAAATGTGATAAGATTTTAGTTGCAGCTGGACGAGTTCCAAATATTGACAGATTGGCTCTTGAAAAAGCAAATGTGCACTACTCAAAAAAAGGTATTATAGTTGATGAATTTAATAGAACAAATGAAAAGCACATTTATGCTGTTGGAGATTGTAATGGAATAAATCTTTTTTCCCATGCAGCAATGCATCAAGGTATGTTGTCTGTTATGCATCTTTTAGGTACAGATTCACCATGCAACTTAAAAAGAAGCATTTATCCTGTTCCATGGGCAATATTTACTTTTCCAGAAATTGCTCATGTTGGAGCTACCGAAAAACAACTTGAAAAAGAAGGGATAAAGTTCAGTATTGTTAAAGATTATTTTAAAAATTACGGTAGGAGTTTAGTTGATTTGAAGGATGAGGGATTTGTAAAAATAATGGTGGATGATAGAGGGTATGTTTTAGGTGCTTCTATTGTTGGAAACCATGCAAGTGAGTTGATAGCAGAATGGACAATGGCTATCCAAAACCATATAACTATCATGGATGTTGCAATGATGCAGCATGCTTTTCCAACTTTATCTATGATGAATTTAAGGGTTGCACAGATGGCTATGATGCAATTTTATGCTAATAAAGGGACTCTTCCTCAAACTGCATAA
- the rfaD gene encoding ADP-glyceromanno-heptose 6-epimerase, whose protein sequence is MIVVTGGAGFIGSNIVRALNKRGVGDIIIVDNLENSKKHLNLNALRFLDFVDKRDFIENLDKFDSFDVIFHQGACSNTLEQNGRYMMQNNYEYSKKLFEFASKNNIRFIYASSASVYGNGENGFKEEEKCEYPLNIYAFSKFLFDRYVNRFLGELDIQVVGLRYFNVYGPNEAHKGRMASVVYHFHNEILEEETIKLFEGSENFKRDFVYIDDVADVNMFFFENPHKSGIFNVGSSKAESFLKIAEIMQGLYKNVRIEFIKFPDELKGKYQTFTQADLSKLREAGYMKKFTPLEVGVRQYVEILKTSGGILR, encoded by the coding sequence ATGATTGTTGTAACGGGCGGTGCTGGTTTTATAGGAAGTAATATTGTCAGGGCATTAAATAAAAGGGGTGTTGGTGATATAATTATTGTTGATAACCTTGAAAATTCAAAAAAGCATCTAAATCTTAATGCTTTGAGGTTTTTGGATTTTGTTGATAAACGTGATTTTATCGAAAATTTAGATAAATTTGACTCCTTTGATGTTATATTTCATCAGGGCGCATGTTCAAATACGCTTGAGCAAAACGGCAGATATATGATGCAGAACAATTACGAGTACTCAAAAAAACTCTTTGAGTTTGCCTCCAAAAATAACATCAGATTTATCTATGCCTCCAGTGCCTCAGTTTATGGAAACGGAGAAAATGGTTTTAAGGAAGAAGAAAAATGTGAGTATCCGCTTAATATTTATGCTTTTTCAAAGTTTTTGTTTGATAGGTATGTTAATAGGTTTTTGGGCGAATTGGATATCCAGGTTGTTGGTTTGAGATATTTTAATGTTTATGGCCCCAATGAGGCTCATAAAGGCAGAATGGCCTCAGTGGTTTACCATTTCCACAACGAAATCTTAGAGGAGGAAACGATAAAACTGTTTGAGGGGAGCGAAAATTTTAAAAGGGATTTTGTTTATATTGATGATGTTGCAGATGTAAATATGTTTTTCTTTGAAAACCCACACAAAAGCGGTATTTTTAATGTTGGTAGCTCGAAAGCAGAAAGCTTTCTAAAAATCGCTGAGATTATGCAGGGTCTTTATAAGAATGTAAGAATAGAGTTTATTAAATTTCCCGATGAATTGAAGGGTAAGTATCAAACATTTACGCAGGCTGACTTATCAAAACTAAGAGAGGCAGGCTATATGAAAAAATTTACACCGCTTGAGGTAGGTGTTAGGCAATATGTTGAGATTCTCAAAACCTCAGGCGGTATTTTAAGATAA
- a CDS encoding enoyl-CoA hydratase/isomerase family protein, producing the protein MSDAVKIYKEDGIGFLALNRPDKLNALNKDIFDGIAKGVKEFDKDNDVSVVVIYGEGRAFCAGLDFKDFLGRFRPENFKSTEDLYNAVYEYVVFMQDSFSVIENSKKVYIAAINGFCVGGGLDLAATCDIRVASRDAVFSIMETQVGVIDDLGALQRLPRIIGEGHTKYLAFTSDKISSNEAYRMGLVEKITETKKELLLLAKKIAKNISSKRKKAVFGTKIALHHLREHTVAESLLFTAKSNADLFDPQLLMENFLKNIGKK; encoded by the coding sequence ATGAGTGATGCTGTTAAGATCTACAAAGAGGATGGAATAGGATTTTTGGCGCTCAACAGGCCAGACAAATTAAACGCACTAAATAAAGATATTTTTGATGGTATTGCAAAAGGCGTTAAGGAGTTTGATAAGGATAATGATGTTAGTGTTGTTGTCATTTATGGCGAAGGCAGGGCTTTCTGTGCGGGATTGGATTTTAAGGATTTTCTTGGCAGATTTAGACCGGAAAATTTTAAATCCACTGAAGACCTTTACAACGCCGTTTATGAATATGTTGTCTTTATGCAGGATAGCTTCTCAGTTATAGAAAATTCAAAAAAGGTCTATATAGCTGCAATTAACGGTTTTTGTGTTGGAGGCGGATTGGATCTTGCCGCAACCTGTGATATTAGAGTTGCAAGCAGGGATGCTGTATTTTCAATAATGGAAACCCAGGTTGGTGTTATAGATGATCTTGGTGCACTCCAAAGGCTACCCAGGATTATTGGGGAGGGGCATACAAAATATTTAGCTTTTACATCCGATAAAATATCATCTAACGAAGCTTACCGCATGGGTTTAGTTGAAAAAATTACTGAAACTAAAAAAGAGCTATTGCTTCTGGCAAAAAAGATTGCCAAAAATATTTCTTCTAAAAGAAAAAAAGCTGTATTTGGTACAAAGATAGCCCTTCATCATCTAAGAGAACACACAGTAGCTGAATCTTTACTGTTTACAGCCAAATCAAATGCTGATCTATTTGACCCACAACTGCTTATGGAAAACTTTCTAAAAAATATAGGAAAAAAATAA
- a CDS encoding acyl-CoA thioesterase, producing MKPIKVQVRFKDLDVYGHVNESIYYQYMLQARWELLKNEFNKELLKTLLIVVAHSECTYKQPITTEDFVYISVSLGEIGKKSFTLVYNIFNADKLYAVGKTTLVCFDAKTSKTIEIPDWLKEKLQELGNE from the coding sequence ATGAAGCCAATAAAAGTGCAGGTTAGATTTAAAGACCTTGATGTTTACGGTCACGTGAATGAATCCATATATTATCAATATATGCTTCAGGCTCGATGGGAACTTTTAAAAAACGAATTTAATAAAGAACTCCTAAAAACGCTTTTGATTGTTGTTGCTCACTCAGAATGCACTTATAAACAACCGATAACAACAGAAGATTTTGTGTATATAAGTGTAAGTCTGGGTGAGATAGGCAAAAAAAGTTTTACTTTAGTTTATAATATCTTCAACGCAGATAAACTATATGCTGTGGGTAAAACAACACTGGTATGCTTTGATGCCAAAACAAGCAAAACAATAGAAATACCCGATTGGTTAAAAGAAAAATTACAGGAGTTGGGTAATGAGTGA
- a CDS encoding MerR family transcriptional regulator encodes MKKEEKKEYYHIGEVAKMLNITPRTIRYYEELKLMDEPLRINNSIRLYSKEDIRRLKFILKLKELGLTLKEMKELADIYNEHKKEKSILPRLVELLDAHIDKIDKKMAKLASLRSDIVEYRKRIVDAMNEEDNDEANKSAG; translated from the coding sequence ATGAAAAAGGAAGAAAAAAAGGAGTATTATCACATAGGCGAAGTGGCAAAAATGCTCAATATAACCCCAAGAACAATACGTTACTATGAAGAACTAAAATTGATGGATGAACCCTTAAGAATCAACAACAGCATAAGGTTGTATTCAAAAGAAGATATCCGAAGGCTAAAATTTATATTAAAGCTCAAAGAGCTTGGTCTAACACTTAAAGAGATGAAAGAGCTTGCCGATATTTACAATGAACATAAAAAAGAAAAAAGCATTTTACCAAGGCTTGTCGAATTACTGGATGCTCACATTGACAAAATAGATAAAAAAATGGCCAAACTGGCTTCTTTAAGAAGTGATATAGTGGAATACAGAAAAAGAATAGTAGATGCTATGAATGAGGAGGATAATGATGAAGCCAATAAAAGTGCAGGTTAG